One Glycine max cultivar Williams 82 chromosome 3, Glycine_max_v4.0, whole genome shotgun sequence DNA window includes the following coding sequences:
- the LOC100796697 gene encoding CLIP-associated protein: protein MEEALELSRAKDTKERMAGVERLHQLLEVSRKSLSSSEVTSLVDTCMDLLKDNNFRVSQGALQALASAAVLAGEHFKLHFNALLPAVVDRLGDAKQPVRDAARRLLLTLMEVSSPTIIVERAGSFAWAHKSWRVREEFTRTVAAAINLFAATELPLQRAILPPVLHLLNDPNPAVREAAILCIEEMYTQAGPQFRDELHRHNLPSSLVKDINARLEGIQPKVRSSDGPGGYITGEIKHASVNPKKSSPKAKSSSRENSLFGGEGDITEKPVDPVKVYSDKELIREFEKIASTLVPEKDWSIRTAALQRVEGLVLGGAVDYPCFRGLLKQLVGPLSTQLSDRRSTIVKQACHLLCFLSKELLGDFEACAEMFIPVLFKLVVITVLVIAESADNCIKTMLRNCKVARVLPRIADCAKNDRNAVLRARCCEYAYLVLEHWPDAPEIHRSADLYEDLIKCCVSDAMSEVRSTARMCYRMFAKTWPERSRRLFSSFDPAIQRLINEEDGGIHRRHASPSIRDRGAPTSLSSQASAPSNLPGYGTSAIVAMDKSSSISSGTSISSGILLSQAKSLGKGTERSLESMLHASKQKVSAIESMLRGLDLSDKHNSSSLRSTSLDLGVDPPSSRDPPFPAAVPASNHLTSSLTTESTTSGINKGSNRNGGLGLSDIITQIQASKDSAKLSYRSNVGIEPLSSYSSKRASERQERSSLDDNHDMRETRRYMNPNTDRQYLDAPYRDGNFRESHNSYVPNFQRPLLRKNVAGRMSAGRRSFDDNQLSLGEMSNFADGPASLHEALSEGLSSGSDWSARVAAFNYLHSLLQQGPKGTLEVVQNFEKVMKLFFQHLDDPHHKVAQAALSTLADIVPACRKPFEGYMERILPHVFSRLIDPKELVRQPCSTTLEVVSKTYSIDSLLPALLRSLDEQRSPKAKLAVIEFAINSFNKHAMNPEGAANIGILKLWLAKLTPLVHDKNTKLKEAAITCIISVYSHFDSTAVLNFILSLSVEEQNSLRRALKQYTPRIEVDLINYLQNKKEKQRSKSSYDPSDVVGTSSEDGYVGYSRKAHYLGRYSAGSLDSDGGRKWSSQDSTLIKASLGQASSGETREHLYHNFETDPNSGSLGSKTKDLAYAVNPMGQNFGSQTSQHGHMDSSVSLEGLSTPRLDVNGLMSSEHLNGAEGYANDKEHPSELELNHHSAEDVKINTMTHTGPSIPQILHMICSGGDGSPISSKRTALQQLVEASITNDHSVWTKYFNQILTVVLEVLDDSDSSVKELALSLIVEMLKNQKGAMENSVEIVIEKLLHVTKDIIPKVSNEAEHCLTIVLSQYDPFRCLSVIVPLLVTEDEKTLVICINCLTKLVGRLSQEELMAQLPSFLPALFEAFGNQSADVRKTVVFCLVDIYIMLGRAFLPYLQGLNSTQLKLVTIYANRISQARTGKAIDAVQD from the exons atggAGGAAGCTCTGGAACTGTCACGCGCCAAGGACACGAAGGAGAGGATGGCGGGCGTAGAGCGGCTGCATCAACTTCTAGAAGTTTCCAGAAAGAGCCTCTCCTCTTCCGAAGTCACCTCGCTCGTCGACACGTGTATGGATCTCCTCAAGGACAACAACTTCCGCGTCTCCCAGGGCGCTCTCCAGGCCCTCGCCTCCGCCGCCGTCCTCGCCGGTGAACACTTCAAGCTCCACTTCAACGCCCTCCTCCCCGCCGTCGTCGACCGCCTCGGCGACGCCAAGCAGCCCGTCCGCGACGCCGCCCGTCGGCTCCTGCTCACTCTCATGGAG GTTTCTTCTCCTACAATAATTGTTGAAAGAGCAGGGTCCTTTGCTTGGGCACATAAAAGCTGGAGAGTCAGAGAGGAGTTTACACGAACTGTCGCAGCTGCAATTAATCTATTTGCAGCTACTGAGCTTCCACTTCAACGAGCTATCCTCCCCCCT GTTTTGCATTTGCTTAATGATCCAAATCCTGCTGTTAGGGAAGCAGCTATTTTGTGCATTGAG GAGATGTATACACAAGCTGGACCTCAATTTCGTGACGAACTTCACCGCCACAATCTTCCTTCATCTTTG GTGAAAGATATTAATGCCAGGCTCGAGGGAATTCAACCAAAAGTTCGCTCTTCGGATGGTCCAGGTGGATATATTACTGGGGAAATTAAACATGCAAGTGTTAATCCCAAGAAAAGTAGTCCAAAGGCTAAAAGTTCCTCAAGGGAGAACTCTCTTTTTGGAG GAGAAGGTGACATCACTGAGAAACCCGTAGACCCTGTCAAGGTATATTCAGATAAGGAGTTAATCAGGGAATTTGAGAAGATTGCATCTACCCTTGTGCCTGAAAAAGACTGGTCAATTCGAACTGCTGCTCTGCAGAGAGTTGAAGGTCTTGTTCTTGGAG GTGCTGTGGATTATCCATGTTTTCGTGGGCTCCTGAAGCAACTTGTTGGACCTTTAAGCACACAATTGTCAGACCGAAGATCTACCATTGTGAAGCAG GCTTGCCATCTATTGTGCTTTTTGTCAAAGGAACTCTTGGGTGATTTTGAGGCATGTGCTGAAATGTTTATACCA GTCCTTTTCAAGCTGGTTGTGATTACTGTGCTTGTAATTGCAGAGTCTGCAGATAACTGCATTAAAACG ATGCTGCGCAACTGCAAAGTTGCTCGTGTGCTTCCCCGTATAGCCGATTGTGCAAAAAATGATCGCAATGCAGTACTTCGTGCAAG GTGTTGTGAATATGCTTATTTGGTCCTAGAACATTGGCCTGATGCACCTGAAATACATCGATCAGCTGATTTATATGAGGATCTGATAAAGTGTTGTGTTTCAGACGCAATGAGTGAG GTACGGTCTACTGCAAGGATGTGCTACAGAATGTTTGCAAAAACTTGGCCAGAGCGTTCTCGTCGCCTATTTTCATCCTTTGACCCTGCGATTCAACGG TTAATAAATGAAGAGGATGGAGGAATACATCGACGACATGCTTCACCTTCCATTCGAGATAGAGGTGCACCGACGTCATTATCTAGCCAGGCCTCTGCTCCCTCTAATCTACCTGGTTATGGAACTTCTGCTATTGTTGCTATGGATAAAAGTTCAAGTATATCATCAGGGACATCTATCTCATCTGGCATACTTCTTTCACAAGCTAAGTCACTTGGTAAGGGTACAGAACGTAGTTTGGAAAGCATGTTACATGCAAGCAAACAGAAGGTTTCTGCTATTGAAAGCATGCTTAGAGGCTTGGATTTGTCTGATAAGCATAATTCATCTTCTCTCCGGTCAACAAGTTTGGATCTAG GAGTTGACCCTCCATCATCTCGTGATCCACCTTTCCCTGCAGCTGTCCCCGCATCTAATCATCTGACAAGCTCTTTAACAACAGAATCAACTACTTCCGGCATCAATAAAGGTAGTAACCGAAATGGTGGTCTCGGTTTGTCTGACATAATCACTCAGATTCAAGCTTCGAAAGATTCTGCCAAGTTATCCTATCGTAGTAATGTTGGTATTGAGCCTTTATCATCATATTCGAGTAAAAGGGCATCTGAAAGACAAGAAAGAAGTTCTCTCGATGATAACCATGATATGAGGGAGACTAGGCGATATATGAACCCCAACACTGATAGACAGTATTTGGATGCCCCTTATAGAGATGGAAACTTTAGGGAATCTCATAATAGTTATGTGCCTAATTTCCAGAGACCACTATTGAGAAAGAATGTGGCTGGACGCATGTCTGCTGGCAggaggagttttgatgataatcaGCTATCTCTTGGAGAGATGTCGAATTTTGCAGATGGACCAGCATCTCTTCATGAAGCTTTGAGTGAAGGACTTAGTTCAGGTTCCGATTGGTCTGCTAGGGTTGCTGCCTTTAATtatcttcattctttgttgcaGCAAGGTCCGAAGGGAACTCTAGAAGTTGTTCAGAATTTTGAGAAGGTAATGAAGTTGTTTTTCCAGCACTTGGATGATCCCCATCATAAAGTTGCACAGGCTGCTCTTTCAACACTTGCAGATATTGTTCCAGCATGCCGAAAGCCTTTTGAGGGTTATATGGAAAGAATATTACCCCATGTGTTTTCTCGGTTAATTGACCCTAAAGAACTTGTCAGGCAGCCGTGTTCAACAACTCTGGAAGTGGTCAGCAAAACTTACAGTATAGATTCTCTCTTACCTGCATTATTACGCTCACTAGATGAACAAAGGTCTCCAAAGGCTAAATTGGCTGTTATTGAATTTGCTATCAATTCCTTTAACAAACATGCTATGAACCCAGAAGGTGCTGCTAATATTGGCATCCTAAAATTATGGCTTGCTAAGTTAACCCCTTTGGTTCATGACAAAAATACAAAGCTTAAAGAAGCAGCTATTACATGCATTATATCAGTGTACTCTCACTTTGATTCAACTGCTGTTCTTAATTTCATTCTGAGTTTGTCAGTTGAAGAACAAAATTCCTTGAGACGAGCATTGAAACAATACACCCCTCGCATTGAAGTAGACCTAATAAACTATCTGCAGAACAAGAAAGAGAAACAACGTTCTAAGTCTTCCTATGATCCATCTGATGTTGTGGGAACATCCTCTGAAGATGGATATGTTGGTTACTCTAGGAAAGCTCATTACCTTGGTAGGTATTCTGCTGGTTCACTTGATAGTGATGGTGGCAGGAAATGGAGTTCCCAAGATTCAACACTGATAAAAGCCAGTCTTGGTCAAGCATCTTCTGGTGAAACTCGGGAACATCTGTATCATAATTTTGAGACTGATCCTAATAGTGGCAGCCTTGGTTCAAAAACTAAGGATCTTGCTTATGCCGTCAATCCAATGGGTCAAAACTTTGGCTCTCAAACTAGCCAACATGGACACATGGACAGTAGCGTGAGCTTAGAGGGTCTTTCAACTCCTCGTCTAGATGTAAACGGTTTGATGTCATCAGAGCATTTAAATGGTGCTGAAGGCTATGCAAATGACAAAGAGCATCCTTCTGAATTGGAACTTAATCATCACTCAGCTGAAGATGTAAAAATTAACACCATGACACACACAGGACCCAGcattcctcaaattcttcatatG ATATGCAGTGGGGGTGATGGAAGCCCTATTTCAAGTAAACGGACTGCTCTTCAACAATTGGTTGAAGCTTCTATAACAAATGATCATTCTGTTTGGACCAAG TACTTCAATCAGATTTTGACAGTTGTGCTTGAGGTGCTGGATGATTCAGATTCCTCAGTCAAAGAGCTTGCTCTTTCACTGATAGTTGAAATGCTTAAAAACCAG AAAGGTGCCATGGAGAACTCTGTTGAGATTGTAATTGAGAAGCTGCTTCATGTTACAAAAGATATCATTCCTAAG GTCTCGAATGAAGCAGAGCACTGCCTGACCATTGTTCTATCTCAGTATGATCCATTCAGATGTTTAAGT GTCATTGTCCCTCTGCTGGTTACCGAGGATGAGAAAAC